A single window of Salvia splendens isolate huo1 chromosome 6, SspV2, whole genome shotgun sequence DNA harbors:
- the LOC121807915 gene encoding uncharacterized protein LOC121807915 gives MGCCISSGSDRSLNQKPCATVISVAGELRRYPLPITASQVITFETSSPDSVFLCNSDLLYFDDYIPRLDADEPLEPDQIYFVMPASRLQSRLAASDMAALAVKASAAFNDFNPRRSRQSRISPVLVAEEDPRSIHPIKISGDLSVHAKHQRKAPSPSGVSRSGSVRKLHRYSSRRAKLAVRSFRIRLNTINEGSILLN, from the coding sequence ATGGGATGTTGCATATCGTCGGGCTCCGATCGCTCTCTCAATCAGAAACCTTGCGCCACGGTGATCTCCGTCGCCGGAGAGCTCCGCCGTTATCCTCTCCCAATCACGGCGTCGCAGGTGATTACATTCGAGACGTCGTCGCCGGATTCCGTCTTCCTCTGCAACTCCGACCTCCTCTACTTCGACGACTACATACCGCGCCTCGACGCGGATGAGCCGCTGGAGCCTGATCAGATCTACTTCGTGATGCCGGCGTCGAGGCTCCAGAGCCGCCTCGCTGCCTCCGACATGGCCGCGCTCGCCGTCAAGGCCAGCGCCGCGTTCAACGACTTCAATCCGAGGCGGAGCCGCCAGTCGCGGATCTCGCCTGTTCTGGTGGCGGAGGAGGATCCGCGGTCGATTCATCCGATCAAAATCAGCGGCGATTTGTCCGTTCACGCCAAACATCAGAGGAAGGCGCCCTCGCCGAGCGGCGTTTCGAGATCTGGCTCAGTGAGGAAGCTGCATAGATACTCTTCGCGGCGAGCGAAGTTGGCGGTTCGGTCCTTCAGAATTAGGCTCAACACGATCAACGAAGGCTCAATCCTCCttaattaa
- the LOC121809650 gene encoding uncharacterized protein LOC121809650, translating to MDCFSSPPPPPPPLPAAASPLCSPGHVLNMSSSTPSHHLNRTSSDLVKEITTLEVEIVRLEQYLLSLYRTSFQKTIRSNPGDQQMTEIQPCVTSDQSSRRTKSEISKDCYEHQGYLSPNSALTGPNDMVPFTTPKSSSARERKNVYRTSFQKTIPSNSGDQQMTGIQPRVSSDQSSQRTKDYYEHQGYLSPTSALTGPNDMVPFTTPKSSSERERKSVVYFRRRCLADHLGNFCFDDACIFPDKLSEGMLRCISAIYCKLGSSTRSHKGYSVSSNSSLWSSSTFSPRNLSGNWSPQCNDDVSESYAIEGLKQDNGPYAAMVEVLKICLDEESYCYTDIMLKKFRSLVKSLENLDPRKMRREQKLAFWINIHNALTMHAHLAYETQTYSKNTAITKAVYNVGGHCINAYGIQSSILGIKSHYSAPWLQTLLSPGRKFKTGISRHVYAIDYPEPLVHFALSSGARSDPAIRIYNAKSIFKDLNIAKEEFIQATAYVHKQRRLYLPKILHYYAKDMSLGISALLKVVGDCLPEYQQKVIDRFAKGRPEKCVCWLEESSSFRYLIHKEVTETACG from the exons ATGGACTGCTTCTCctctcctccaccgccgcctcctccgCTGCCCGCTGCTGCATCGCCTCTTTGCAGCCCGGGTCACGTGCTCAACATGTCGTCGTCCACGCCTTCCCACCATCTCAATCGC ACTTCATCAGATTTGGTGAAAGAAATCACTACACTCGAGGTTGAAATAGTAAGATTGGAACAgtatcttctttctctctatcGTACATCTTTCCAGAAAACTATCCGAAGTAATCCGGGAGACCAACAAATGACTGAAATCCAGCCTTGTGTTACATCTGATCAATCATCCCGGAGAACAAAGTCAGAAATATCCAAAGACTGTTATGAACATCAAGGATATTTATCCCCCAATAGTGCTTTAACTGGCCCAAATGACATGGTTCCGTTTACTACTCCAAAGTCATCATCTGCAAGG GAAAGGAAGAATGTTTATCGTACATCTTTCCAGAAAACTATCCCAAGTAATTCGGGAGACCAACAAATGACTGGAATACAGCCACGTGTTTCATCTGATCAATCATCACAGAGAACGAAAGATTATTATGAACATCAAGGATATTTATCCCCCACTAGTGCCTTAACTGGACCAAATGATATGGTTCCATTTACTACTCCAAAGTCATCATCTGAAAGG GAAAGGAAGAGTGTTGTTTATTTTAGACGGCGTTGTCTTGCAGACCATCTTGGTAATTTTTGCTTTGATGATGCCTGCATTTTCCCGGATAAGCTATCTGAAGGCATGTTAAGGTGTATATCTGCCATTTACTGCAAACTGGGCAGCTCCACACGAAGTCATAAAGGCTATTCTGTTTCTTCCAATTCATCGCTCTGGTCCTCAAGCACTTTTTCTCCCAGAAACTTATCTGGCAATTGGAGTCCGCAGTGTAATGATGATGTTTCTGAGAGTTACGCTATTGAAGGTCTGAAACAAGACAATGGACCTTATGCTGCAATGGTTGAAGTCCTGAAGATATGCTTAGATGAGGAGAGTTACTGTTACACTGACATAATGCTTAAGAAGTTCAG GTCTCTAGTCAAAAGCCTTGAGAATCTTGACCCGAGGAAGATGAGGCGCGAACAAAAGCTTGCCTTTTGGATTAATATTCACAATGCATTGACGATGCAT GCTCATTTAGCATATGAAACTCAAACCTATTCAAAAAACACTGCCATCACAAAG GCTGTGTATAATGTGGGTGGGCATTGCATTAACGCTTACGGCATACAAAGCTCCATTTTGGGAATAAAATCTCACTATTCTGCTCCG TGGCTTCAGACACTTCTCTCTCCGGGGAGGAAATTCAAAACTGGGATCTCAAGACATGTCTATGCTATTGACTATCCCGAACCTCTGGTTCATTTCGCACTTAGCTCAGGAGCACGCTCTGACCCTGCG ATTCGCATTTACAATGCAAAGAGTATATTCAAGGATCTGAATATTGCCAAAGAAGAGTTCATACAAGCTACAGCTTATGTCCATAAGCAGAGAAGGCTGTACCTGCCAAAAATCTTGCACTATTATGCCAAGGATATGTCGCTTGGCATATCTGCACTTCTGAAAGTTGTTGGAGACTGCCTACCGGAATATCAGCAGAAGGTGATCGACAGATTCGCAAAGGGTCGACCTGAAAAGTGCGTATGTTGGCTAGAGGAAAGTTCGTCTTTTCGGTATTTGATCCATAAGGAAGTAACCGAAACGGCATGCGGATGA